The Staphylococcus carnosus genome has a segment encoding these proteins:
- the ptsG gene encoding glucose-specific PTS transporter subunit IIBC, producing MLKKFFGQLQRIGKALMLPVAILPAAGILLTFGNAMHNEQILHFAPWMQHHYIQLISQIMEASGQVIFDNLPLLFAMGTALGLAGGDGVAGIAALVGYLIMSATMGKIAGITIDDIFSYADGAKTLGQSAKDPAHALVLGIPTLQTGVFGGIIIGALAAWCYNKFYNIQLPQFLGFFAGKRFVPIITSLVAIVTGIVLSFVWPPVQDGLNNLSNFLLGKNLALTTFIFGIIERSLIPFGLHHIFYAPFWFEFGHYVNESGNLVRGDQRIWMAQYQDGVPFTAGAFTTGKYPFMMFGLPAAAFAIYRQAKPERRKVVGGLMLSAALTSFLTGITEPLEFSFLFVAPILYVAHVILAGTSFLIMHLLHVQIGMTFSGGFIDYILYGLLSWDRSNALLVIPVGIAYALIYYFLFTFLIKKLNLKTPGREDKEVESKDVSVSELPFEVLEAMGNKDNIKHLDACITRLRVEVRDKGLVDVEKLKQLGASGVLEVGNNMQAIFGPKSDQIKHDMQQIMDGKITSPAETTVTEDGDVETAEIVAEGGAVIYAPITGEAVDLSEVPDKVFSAKMMGDGIAIKPETGEVVAPFDGKVKMIFPTKHAIGLESKDGIELLIHFGLETVKLDGEGFEILVKENDNIVLGQPLMKVDLNYIKEHADDTITPIIITNAGSANIEVLHTGKVEQGEKLLLVNN from the coding sequence CTGTTGAAAAAGTTTTTCGGTCAATTACAGCGAATTGGTAAAGCATTAATGCTGCCAGTTGCAATTTTACCGGCCGCTGGTATTTTATTAACGTTTGGTAATGCGATGCACAACGAACAAATCTTACACTTTGCACCCTGGATGCAACATCATTATATTCAATTAATCAGTCAGATTATGGAAGCGTCAGGTCAAGTTATCTTTGACAACTTGCCATTGCTGTTTGCTATGGGTACTGCACTTGGATTAGCAGGCGGAGATGGTGTAGCAGGGATTGCAGCATTAGTCGGATACTTGATTATGAGTGCGACAATGGGAAAAATTGCAGGTATTACCATTGATGATATCTTCAGTTATGCAGATGGTGCAAAAACACTGGGACAATCTGCTAAAGATCCAGCCCATGCTTTGGTTTTAGGTATACCGACACTGCAAACAGGTGTATTCGGAGGTATCATTATCGGGGCACTTGCAGCATGGTGTTATAACAAATTCTATAATATCCAGCTGCCCCAATTCTTGGGATTCTTTGCAGGTAAACGTTTTGTGCCGATTATTACATCACTTGTAGCTATCGTAACTGGGATTGTATTAAGTTTTGTTTGGCCGCCTGTACAAGATGGTTTGAACAACTTATCTAATTTCTTATTAGGTAAAAACTTAGCATTAACGACATTTATTTTTGGTATTATTGAACGTTCTTTGATTCCGTTCGGTTTGCATCATATTTTCTATGCGCCGTTTTGGTTTGAATTTGGACATTATGTCAATGAATCCGGTAACTTAGTACGTGGTGACCAACGTATTTGGATGGCACAATATCAAGATGGTGTTCCATTTACAGCTGGCGCATTTACAACTGGTAAATATCCATTTATGATGTTCGGTCTGCCAGCAGCAGCATTTGCGATTTATCGCCAAGCGAAACCTGAACGCCGTAAAGTAGTCGGTGGTTTAATGTTATCAGCTGCGTTAACATCATTTTTAACAGGTATTACTGAACCTTTAGAATTCTCATTCTTATTTGTTGCGCCGATTCTATATGTAGCACATGTTATTTTAGCAGGTACTTCATTCTTGATTATGCACTTGCTGCATGTGCAAATCGGTATGACATTCTCAGGCGGATTTATTGATTACATTCTATATGGTTTATTATCTTGGGATCGTTCAAATGCATTATTAGTGATTCCAGTAGGTATCGCGTATGCACTGATTTACTACTTCTTATTCACATTCTTAATTAAAAAATTAAACTTGAAAACACCAGGTCGTGAGGATAAAGAAGTTGAAAGCAAAGATGTTTCTGTTAGTGAATTGCCATTTGAAGTATTAGAAGCAATGGGTAATAAAGATAATATTAAACATTTAGATGCTTGTATTACACGCTTACGTGTAGAAGTCAGAGATAAAGGATTAGTAGATGTAGAAAAATTAAAACAACTCGGCGCTTCAGGTGTGCTTGAAGTCGGTAATAACATGCAAGCAATTTTCGGTCCGAAATCTGATCAAATCAAACATGATATGCAGCAGATTATGGATGGTAAGATCACATCTCCAGCTGAAACGACAGTTACAGAAGATGGTGATGTTGAAACAGCTGAAATTGTAGCTGAAGGCGGCGCGGTAATATATGCACCGATTACAGGTGAAGCAGTTGATTTAAGCGAAGTACCAGACAAAGTCTTTTCTGCAAAAATGATGGGGGACGGTATTGCGATCAAACCTGAAACAGGAGAAGTCGTGGCACCGTTTGACGGTAAAGTGAAAATGATTTTCCCAACGAAACATGCTATTGGTTTAGAATCTAAAGATGGTATTGAACTGTTAATTCACTTCGGTTTAGAAACAGTGAAATTAGATGGGGAAGGTTTTGAAATCTTAGTCAAAGAAAATGACAATATTGTATTAGGTCAACCATTGATGAAAGTAGATTTAAATTACATCAAAGAACATGCAGATGATACAATCACTCCAATTATTATTACGAATGCAGGCAGCGCAAATATCGAGGTCTTGCATACTGGTAAAGTAGAACAAGGTGAGAAACTGCTTTTGGTGAATAATTAA